One Thermoplasma volcanium GSS1 genomic window carries:
- a CDS encoding acylphosphatase, whose product MLTTRRVRFYGRVQGINFRSNTLVKALELGVKGWIKNLPDGSVEALFSGESEQIEKLISYCVSNMPYAEVKRYDVYIEPYTEFQDFQIKR is encoded by the coding sequence ATGCTTACAACAAGAAGGGTAAGATTTTACGGAAGAGTACAGGGTATAAATTTCAGGTCTAACACGCTCGTTAAAGCCCTCGAGCTAGGGGTAAAGGGATGGATCAAGAACTTGCCTGACGGCTCAGTTGAAGCGCTGTTTTCAGGCGAAAGTGAACAAATAGAAAAGCTTATCAGCTATTGTGTTTCTAACATGCCATATGCTGAAGTCAAGCGGTACGATGTTTACATTGAACCTTATACTGAGTTTCAGGATTTCCAGATAAAGAGGTAA
- a CDS encoding presenilin family intramembrane aspartyl protease PSH produces MRAKAEITSMLIFVAASIMALLLAVAVYNSEPSISHRSPTYGLSYIFVYIVAAFLFSFVIIYLGRRKKLRIFRIIYSVVVAYVIFYVFLILLSIFLDNLYAILAISVAIAISYFYLLLFKNEWYITDTAGFFLAVGIASIWGITFGVWAAVAFLVVFEIYDYIAVYKTKHMISLARYAVDSDLPMLFVIPENRDFTMKNVTFENRGEGNALMIGFGDIALPSILVVSSALYGISNILYFTLLPLGGGLIGMAVLYFCNRDRPAPGLPYINTGTIAGFLIAFVMFKVL; encoded by the coding sequence ATGCGAGCAAAAGCTGAGATAACCTCTATGTTAATATTTGTTGCAGCATCAATTATGGCTCTTCTTCTGGCAGTCGCAGTATACAACTCCGAGCCTTCTATATCACACAGGAGTCCTACCTATGGCCTAAGCTATATATTTGTTTATATAGTTGCAGCCTTCCTATTCTCCTTTGTGATAATCTATCTAGGTAGAAGAAAAAAGCTTAGGATATTTCGCATAATTTATTCTGTTGTGGTAGCATACGTAATATTCTATGTATTCTTGATACTGCTTTCTATATTCCTTGATAACCTATATGCTATACTAGCAATTTCAGTTGCCATTGCGATTTCTTACTTTTATCTGCTCCTTTTTAAAAATGAATGGTACATAACAGATACTGCTGGTTTTTTTCTCGCTGTCGGAATAGCATCAATATGGGGTATTACATTTGGCGTATGGGCGGCTGTTGCTTTCCTGGTTGTTTTCGAGATATACGACTACATAGCTGTTTACAAAACTAAGCATATGATAAGCCTGGCAAGGTATGCAGTTGATTCTGATCTCCCAATGCTATTTGTTATACCTGAGAATAGGGATTTCACTATGAAGAACGTTACTTTCGAAAACCGCGGAGAAGGAAACGCCCTCATGATAGGATTTGGGGACATCGCTTTGCCAAGCATTCTCGTTGTATCATCTGCCTTATACGGAATCTCCAATATACTCTATTTTACTTTGCTTCCGTTAGGTGGCGGCCTTATAGGTATGGCTGTACTCTACTTTTGTAATAGAGACAGGCCTGCACCAGGCCTCCCTTACATAAATACCGGTACGATAGCTGGGTTTTTAATAGCTTTTGTAATGTTTAAGGTTTTATGA
- a CDS encoding permease, with protein MEIKQTLYLARRLLIEERYLALKNSASFTKRANAASDKSAYVMRYVNLSYAMTSISFMLFSLVLVVPSLLSHHIFTLSNIVLILYIYVLFINVSNSLLFFVSISINHILDPLRALPLDLPQNVIAVSWFIYTGSSSLFAVMPAVFIASAFYGNAYIALLGFIWSLFTMLLGYTIGSLLFIIFSRRILGKRTRSSIIIRNAGRVIFLIFVFVIFEIILYNADYVNIIVPNMAFPYSFVIPIINIPKTLFYADSLLKAFMGFSLSILYLLFIIFSFTKLNSIAFSRLVEPMRSSGRAEVNLERAEKIRKPYLSFFYKDIWLSSRKSQNLVLLIMPIFFVFPTVMSELLYSPEISVNPISLYNVLIAFVVVVSSFYSILFLVIEGNGISFLRSLPVSPKNVIAWKLPAPFLIFAAITSAMLITLSIKIRMTPIYYFLVFFDTILYFIISLFFNVRRLYSKIPASADTINFYSFGGQLAFMVTFFYSGLIVGFPDLLSFSLQYTYHLSYGLFFLLNTAIGISVGSILAYLYWFKKTMI; from the coding sequence TTGGAGATTAAGCAAACATTGTATTTAGCAAGAAGGCTTTTGATAGAAGAACGCTACCTTGCACTTAAGAATTCAGCCTCGTTTACTAAGAGAGCAAATGCAGCTAGCGATAAGTCTGCCTATGTAATGAGATACGTAAATCTTTCCTACGCTATGACCTCAATATCGTTCATGTTGTTCTCCCTTGTTCTCGTCGTGCCTAGTTTGCTATCTCACCATATTTTTACGCTTTCAAACATAGTGCTTATACTTTACATATATGTGTTGTTCATCAACGTATCTAATTCCCTCCTCTTTTTCGTCTCAATAAGTATAAATCATATACTCGACCCACTCCGTGCTCTCCCTCTCGATCTACCACAGAACGTTATTGCGGTATCATGGTTTATCTATACTGGAAGCTCATCGCTCTTCGCTGTAATGCCAGCAGTATTCATAGCTTCAGCGTTTTATGGAAATGCCTACATAGCATTACTAGGTTTTATTTGGTCGCTGTTTACAATGCTCCTTGGATATACAATAGGATCACTTCTCTTTATAATTTTCAGCAGACGTATACTCGGGAAAAGAACTAGATCCTCTATAATAATAAGAAATGCAGGCCGCGTAATATTTCTCATATTCGTTTTCGTTATTTTCGAAATTATATTATATAACGCAGATTACGTCAATATAATTGTACCAAATATGGCGTTTCCTTATTCTTTCGTCATACCTATTATCAACATACCAAAGACGCTTTTTTATGCTGACAGTTTATTAAAAGCATTTATGGGCTTCTCTCTATCTATTCTCTACCTCCTTTTCATAATATTTTCTTTTACGAAGCTTAATTCAATTGCATTTTCGAGGCTTGTTGAACCAATGAGGTCTAGCGGAAGAGCAGAGGTCAACCTCGAAAGAGCTGAGAAGATACGAAAACCATACTTATCGTTCTTTTATAAGGATATCTGGTTGTCGTCAAGAAAATCCCAGAACCTTGTTTTGCTAATCATGCCAATATTTTTTGTATTCCCTACCGTTATGTCAGAGTTACTTTATTCCCCGGAGATCAGTGTCAACCCAATATCCCTTTATAATGTACTTATTGCATTTGTAGTTGTTGTTTCTTCCTTCTATTCTATACTATTTCTTGTGATAGAAGGAAATGGTATATCATTTCTCCGTTCTCTCCCTGTATCTCCAAAAAATGTGATAGCCTGGAAGCTGCCTGCGCCATTTCTAATATTCGCTGCCATAACCTCAGCTATGCTGATAACACTTTCAATCAAAATAAGGATGACGCCTATTTATTACTTTCTCGTATTTTTCGATACAATTCTGTACTTTATCATATCTCTGTTTTTCAATGTAAGGAGATTATACTCAAAGATACCAGCTTCGGCAGATACTATCAATTTCTATTCGTTTGGCGGTCAATTAGCGTTCATGGTTACATTTTTTTACTCCGGCCTCATTGTTGGATTTCCAGACTTACTGTCGTTTTCCCTACAATATACCTATCATCTTTCCTATGGCTTGTTTTTTCTCTTAAATACGGCTATAGGTATATCAGTTGGATCGATATTAGCTTACTTATATTGGTTTAAAAAAACCATGATCTAG
- a CDS encoding DNA topoisomerase I: MQDYFRVIIAEKVDAGRRIAYFLSNGTAKARRVKGLSYIEFESNGKKTLLIPLSGHIVEADFPENFSNWEKTDLKELIDADIVKKVKNKSAYQTLSSFKGKADEIIIATDYDREGELIGVEALDIIKEGQEKVLRAKFSSLVGQEIRNAFEKPIDVNYNLADAADARESIDLIWGAVLTRFFSLATGRLGRYFLSAGRVQTPTLAIVVEREREIENFKPQTFWTISITFQKEGEFQAAYEKKLFDKDVANSVFSSINGRDGTVIKFEKHEESIRRPTPFSTTEFLREASRIGIMPTKAMSIAESLYTRGLISYPRTDNTVYPRAINLRNVLQKFSKSKYSNYVEEILGWEKIIPSRGRTETTDHPPIYPVEMPKEELKGDYARIYDLILRRFISTLYRDGRKTVKEAEIDVNGYKFLARGSQTTDLGWMAVYGYSSRDEFMPDLSEGEILHGTNWLLNEDQTKPPPRYDMASLLKKMEDLNLGTKSTRHDIIGKLIDRGFIEGNPVRPTGLGIAFIDAVKSVNSSIADPDMTAKLEQDMDKIERSLMSKQEVVDESKKMLHSVLGDFINKADDVKSIINTGINAGEAMGKCPFHPDHNLILSKDKFTYRIRCEVDGCRIDFKIKKNGSISLMDQLCPVCGLPLIKIIRRGQSPEVKCIDPGCAYNKEKEDFGECPKDGGRLILRQSRYGKRFLGCSNYPKCTVTYPLPQKGKIEKTGEKCPICGAPLLEAVNGKRRWKFCPNISCEYNKKKSNKVEEKKAGRRKKDASKS; encoded by the coding sequence TTGCAGGATTATTTTAGGGTAATAATAGCAGAAAAGGTAGATGCGGGCAGGAGAATTGCGTATTTTCTGTCTAATGGCACTGCAAAGGCTAGAAGGGTAAAGGGCCTTTCCTACATAGAATTCGAATCTAATGGGAAAAAGACTCTCTTAATTCCACTTTCAGGCCATATTGTTGAGGCCGATTTTCCAGAAAATTTCAGCAATTGGGAGAAGACAGACTTAAAGGAGCTTATAGACGCCGATATTGTGAAGAAGGTTAAAAACAAGAGTGCCTATCAGACACTATCGTCTTTTAAAGGAAAGGCAGATGAAATAATAATAGCTACAGACTATGATAGGGAAGGCGAGCTCATAGGTGTTGAAGCCCTGGACATAATAAAGGAAGGACAGGAAAAGGTACTGCGTGCAAAGTTCAGTTCATTGGTAGGCCAAGAGATAAGGAACGCCTTCGAAAAGCCTATAGATGTCAATTATAACCTTGCTGATGCAGCGGACGCAAGGGAGAGCATTGACTTGATCTGGGGTGCAGTTTTAACTCGGTTCTTTTCGCTAGCGACGGGTAGGCTCGGAAGATACTTTCTTTCAGCCGGGCGAGTACAGACCCCAACGCTTGCAATTGTTGTCGAAAGAGAGCGTGAAATAGAGAACTTCAAACCACAGACTTTCTGGACAATATCTATAACATTTCAAAAGGAAGGGGAATTTCAAGCAGCATATGAAAAAAAATTATTCGATAAGGATGTAGCTAATTCAGTTTTTTCATCCATAAATGGAAGGGATGGGACAGTAATTAAGTTTGAAAAGCACGAAGAATCAATAAGGAGGCCGACTCCCTTCAGTACGACAGAATTCCTTAGGGAAGCCTCGAGAATAGGAATAATGCCTACAAAGGCCATGTCTATAGCAGAAAGCTTGTACACCAGAGGCCTAATAAGCTACCCTAGGACTGACAATACAGTCTATCCGCGTGCAATAAACCTAAGGAATGTGCTACAGAAATTTTCTAAATCAAAGTATTCAAATTACGTAGAAGAGATCCTCGGATGGGAAAAGATAATTCCATCTCGCGGCAGGACGGAGACAACGGATCACCCGCCGATATACCCCGTTGAAATGCCAAAGGAAGAACTGAAAGGCGATTATGCACGCATCTACGATCTCATACTTAGAAGATTCATATCTACCCTATACAGGGATGGACGAAAGACAGTGAAGGAGGCTGAGATAGACGTCAACGGATATAAATTCCTGGCTCGTGGCTCGCAGACTACAGATCTAGGATGGATGGCTGTGTATGGCTACTCTTCCAGGGATGAGTTTATGCCAGACCTCTCAGAAGGAGAGATCCTACATGGTACGAATTGGCTGCTCAATGAGGATCAGACTAAGCCTCCACCTAGATATGATATGGCCTCTCTTCTCAAAAAAATGGAGGATCTAAATCTCGGGACAAAAAGCACAAGGCACGACATAATCGGGAAACTCATCGACCGGGGGTTCATAGAGGGGAACCCCGTCCGTCCAACGGGCCTGGGAATAGCCTTTATAGATGCTGTAAAAAGCGTGAATTCAAGTATAGCTGATCCTGATATGACTGCTAAGCTGGAGCAGGATATGGACAAGATAGAAAGGAGCCTCATGTCAAAGCAGGAGGTCGTTGATGAATCAAAGAAGATGCTTCATTCTGTGCTCGGTGACTTCATCAATAAGGCCGATGATGTAAAGAGTATTATAAATACAGGGATAAACGCTGGAGAAGCAATGGGCAAATGTCCGTTTCATCCAGATCATAACCTTATACTCTCAAAGGACAAATTTACGTATAGGATAAGGTGCGAGGTTGACGGCTGTAGGATAGACTTCAAAATAAAGAAGAATGGTTCGATCTCACTCATGGATCAGTTGTGCCCAGTGTGTGGATTGCCGCTCATAAAGATTATCCGCAGAGGACAGTCTCCAGAGGTAAAATGTATCGACCCTGGGTGTGCATACAACAAAGAAAAAGAAGACTTTGGAGAATGCCCTAAGGATGGCGGTAGGCTTATACTTAGGCAGTCGAGGTATGGGAAGAGGTTTCTTGGATGCAGCAACTATCCTAAGTGCACGGTGACATATCCCCTTCCACAGAAGGGCAAAATAGAGAAAACTGGAGAAAAATGCCCCATCTGTGGTGCGCCATTGTTAGAAGCAGTTAATGGAAAAAGGAGATGGAAATTCTGCCCGAACATTTCATGCGAATACAATAAGAAGAAATCCAATAAAGTTGAAGAGAAGAAGGCAGGAAGGAGGAAAAAAGATGCGAGCAAAAGCTGA